Proteins encoded together in one Terriglobus saanensis SP1PR4 window:
- a CDS encoding efflux RND transporter permease subunit, which produces MWIVRLALRRPYTFVVMAVLILVLGIVSILTMSTDIFPTIDIPVVTIVWTYSGTSPDEMEKRFTTISERAMTTAVNDIEHIESQSVSGISIIKVFFQPGAKVDGAIAEVTAVNQTILRILPPGTTPPFILQFSASNVPILQAVMSSDRLSETDLYDLGLNFVRTQLATVQGAQVPSPYGGRARQIMVDLDLPSLYAKGLSSTDVVNALTAQNLILPGGDAKIGTTDYIVRTNASPAVVEQLNNIPVRQVNGAMVYMRDVAHVHSGSAIQQNIVRLNGQHATLLTIMKGASASTLDIVARVKQRLPLIIANLPPPPPEVRLLFDQSVFVRAALQGVVKEAGIAAGLTALMILLFLGSWRSTVIIAVSIPLSILVSVILLKLCGQTLNTMTLGGLGLAVGILVDDATVEIENIHRNLGLGKEIEPAILDGAAQIAVPAFVSTLAICIVFVPVVFLSGAAKSLFTPLGMAVVFAMMASYLLSRTLVPTMVKFLLASEVEMYAAIEGGGHEAPAGAGPIWNTHFAFNRHFEKLRDAYHRSLNWALAHTTFVLTCFGLFILLSACLVPFIGQDFFPQVDAGSFRLHVRTPPGTRLEEAERIFGDVEGTIREVIPASEIDNIMDDIGIPNGSFNLAFGDGSLTDVQDGEILLSLKEDHHPTEIYRNRLRKVLREKYPDDVFYFQASDIVNQILNFGLPAPIDIQVSGRLADQNYAMAQKIRAAVARVPGAADVHVHQVLYSPELRVNVDRTRAQTVGLTENNVANSVLYALAGSGTATPNYWLNPQNGVNYSVVAQVPQYQIDSVDSLQNMPITGTGSQAAQGMASASANQITPPINQAQMLSNLADIVHTSSPSITSHYNVQPVYDVFVNTQGRDLGGVARDIDNVLTPLRKELPKGATLTVRGQVRSMQDSFTGLGLGMIFAVALVYLLMVVNFQSWLDPFIILMALPGAACGILWILFLTGTTFSVPSLMGAIMTIGVATANSILMVTFANDQRALGMDSLSAASSAGFTRLRPVMMTALAMILGMLPMSLGMGEGGEQNAPLGRAVIGGLLVATATTLVIVPIFYSLLRKNAPGLMEDTSESQEQEVEAGA; this is translated from the coding sequence ATGTGGATTGTCCGGCTCGCTCTCAGAAGGCCCTACACGTTCGTCGTGATGGCCGTTCTGATTCTCGTACTTGGCATTGTCAGCATCCTGACGATGAGCACGGACATCTTCCCGACGATCGATATTCCCGTGGTCACCATCGTCTGGACCTACAGCGGTACGAGCCCGGACGAGATGGAGAAGCGCTTCACGACGATCAGTGAACGCGCGATGACGACCGCCGTCAACGATATTGAGCATATCGAATCGCAGTCGGTCTCCGGCATCTCGATCATCAAGGTCTTCTTTCAGCCGGGCGCTAAGGTCGATGGAGCCATTGCCGAGGTCACGGCGGTCAACCAGACCATCCTGCGCATTCTTCCGCCGGGAACGACTCCTCCCTTCATTCTTCAGTTTTCCGCTTCAAACGTGCCGATTCTGCAGGCCGTTATGTCGAGCGATCGCCTCTCCGAGACGGACCTTTACGACCTTGGCCTGAACTTTGTCCGTACGCAGCTTGCCACCGTGCAGGGTGCGCAGGTGCCTTCTCCTTACGGCGGACGCGCGCGACAGATCATGGTGGACCTGGACCTTCCCTCCCTTTACGCCAAAGGCCTGTCGTCCACGGACGTGGTCAACGCTTTGACCGCACAGAACCTGATTTTGCCCGGTGGCGACGCGAAGATTGGAACGACGGATTACATCGTCCGCACCAACGCCAGTCCTGCGGTCGTAGAGCAGTTGAATAACATTCCGGTCCGGCAGGTGAACGGGGCCATGGTCTACATGCGCGACGTCGCGCATGTCCATAGCGGCTCCGCAATCCAGCAAAACATCGTCCGCCTGAACGGGCAGCACGCCACGCTGCTCACCATTATGAAGGGCGCGAGCGCGTCCACGCTGGATATCGTTGCCCGCGTCAAACAGAGACTTCCGCTCATCATCGCCAATCTGCCTCCGCCACCGCCGGAAGTGCGCCTGCTCTTCGATCAGTCCGTCTTCGTTCGAGCCGCTCTCCAGGGCGTCGTGAAGGAAGCCGGCATCGCCGCTGGTTTGACGGCCCTGATGATCCTGCTCTTCCTCGGATCATGGCGTTCGACGGTCATCATCGCCGTTTCCATTCCCCTCTCGATTCTTGTCTCTGTCATTCTTCTCAAGCTCTGCGGGCAGACGTTGAATACGATGACCCTGGGCGGACTGGGTCTTGCGGTCGGCATCCTGGTCGATGACGCCACGGTCGAAATCGAAAACATCCATCGCAATCTTGGGCTGGGTAAGGAGATCGAACCCGCCATCCTGGACGGTGCGGCGCAGATCGCCGTTCCCGCGTTCGTTTCCACGCTGGCCATCTGCATCGTCTTTGTTCCGGTCGTCTTCCTCTCCGGCGCAGCGAAGAGCCTGTTCACCCCGCTAGGCATGGCGGTCGTCTTCGCCATGATGGCGAGCTATCTCCTGTCGCGTACGCTCGTGCCGACGATGGTGAAGTTCCTGCTGGCCTCCGAGGTGGAGATGTACGCCGCCATCGAAGGAGGCGGCCACGAAGCGCCCGCAGGTGCTGGACCGATCTGGAATACCCACTTCGCCTTCAATCGTCACTTCGAGAAGCTGCGCGACGCCTACCATCGCAGCCTGAACTGGGCGCTTGCGCATACCACGTTTGTGCTGACCTGTTTCGGCCTCTTCATCCTTCTCTCTGCCTGTCTCGTGCCCTTTATCGGTCAGGACTTCTTTCCGCAGGTGGATGCAGGCAGCTTCCGTCTCCACGTCCGTACTCCCCCCGGTACACGTCTTGAAGAGGCCGAGCGGATCTTTGGCGATGTCGAAGGAACCATTCGCGAGGTCATTCCCGCCTCTGAGATCGACAACATCATGGACGATATCGGTATCCCCAACGGATCGTTCAACCTCGCCTTCGGCGACGGCTCACTGACGGACGTACAAGATGGTGAAATCCTTCTCTCTCTCAAAGAAGACCATCATCCGACTGAGATCTATCGCAATCGCCTGCGCAAGGTGCTGCGCGAGAAGTATCCCGACGACGTCTTCTACTTCCAAGCCTCGGATATCGTGAACCAGATCCTGAACTTCGGTCTTCCGGCCCCGATCGACATTCAGGTCAGCGGTCGCCTGGCCGACCAGAACTATGCCATGGCCCAGAAGATCCGCGCAGCTGTGGCGAGAGTTCCCGGTGCTGCGGACGTTCACGTGCATCAGGTGCTGTACTCCCCTGAGCTGCGCGTCAATGTTGACCGCACGCGCGCGCAGACCGTCGGCCTGACCGAAAACAATGTAGCCAACAGCGTTCTTTACGCCCTGGCTGGCAGCGGAACGGCGACGCCGAACTACTGGCTAAATCCGCAGAACGGTGTGAACTACTCCGTCGTGGCACAGGTTCCGCAGTACCAGATCGACTCCGTCGATTCACTGCAAAACATGCCCATCACGGGAACCGGATCGCAGGCGGCACAGGGCATGGCCTCCGCCTCTGCGAACCAGATCACGCCGCCGATCAACCAGGCGCAGATGCTCTCGAACCTGGCGGACATCGTCCATACGTCGAGCCCCTCCATCACAAGCCACTACAACGTGCAGCCCGTCTACGACGTCTTCGTGAATACGCAGGGACGCGATCTGGGTGGCGTGGCGCGCGACATCGACAATGTCTTGACGCCGTTGCGGAAGGAGCTTCCCAAGGGAGCCACGCTCACCGTTCGCGGACAGGTGCGCAGCATGCAGGACAGCTTCACCGGCCTCGGCCTCGGCATGATCTTTGCCGTAGCCCTCGTCTACCTACTGATGGTCGTCAACTTCCAAAGCTGGCTCGATCCCTTCATCATCCTGATGGCGCTGCCCGGCGCTGCCTGCGGTATTTTGTGGATCCTCTTCCTTACGGGGACGACCTTCTCCGTGCCCTCGCTGATGGGAGCGATTATGACGATCGGCGTCGCCACGGCCAACTCCATCCTGATGGTGACCTTTGCCAACGATCAACGCGCCCTCGGCATGGATTCGCTGTCGGCTGCCTCGTCGGCGGGATTCACACGGCTTCGACCGGTCATGATGACCGCGCTGGCCATGATTCTCGGCATGCTTCCGATGTCCCTCGGTATGGGTGAGGGCGGAGAACAAAACGCTCCGCTGGGCCGCGCCGTCATCGGTGGACTTCTCGTTGCAACCGCGACTACGCTGGTCATTGTCCCCATCTTCTACAGCCTTCTTCGCAAGAACGCCCCAGGTCTTATGGAAGATACCTCCGAATCCCAGGAACAAGAGGTAGAAGCCGGTGCCTGA
- a CDS encoding N-acetylglucosamine kinase, whose amino-acid sequence MAFYLAMDAGGTNTTCVLADDERELARTTVGTIKRMRASAELCKANLEEALAALELASGVKMSAVKQTCIGTAGETVALVADWIRAEVGARVGGDLLLLGDVEIALDAAFPGGRGVLVLAGTGSNVCGRTSDGRLTRAGGWGPAIADQGSGYWLGREGLRQAFFAMDTETPTLLMDAIFEAWKVTSLGDAVQHAHAVPPPDFSKLSRLVVDCAEQGDEVAIRVVQRGGEDLAELALVVMDRLRRWEEEATGIPSRVMCVAVAGSIMAHVHKLREAMADALHTFDPDIQVLPQPVDPVLGALWRARNQ is encoded by the coding sequence ATGGCTTTTTATCTGGCGATGGACGCTGGCGGAACAAATACGACCTGCGTCCTGGCGGACGATGAGCGCGAGCTTGCGCGGACAACCGTCGGCACCATCAAACGCATGCGCGCCTCGGCTGAACTTTGTAAAGCGAATCTGGAAGAAGCTCTCGCTGCTCTGGAGCTTGCATCTGGCGTGAAGATGAGTGCGGTGAAGCAGACCTGCATCGGTACCGCAGGCGAAACCGTTGCGCTGGTCGCCGACTGGATTCGCGCGGAAGTGGGCGCACGCGTTGGCGGAGACCTGCTTTTGCTGGGCGATGTAGAGATCGCCCTGGACGCTGCATTCCCCGGAGGGCGCGGCGTTCTGGTACTCGCAGGTACCGGTTCCAATGTCTGTGGTCGGACCTCCGACGGTCGACTCACGCGTGCCGGAGGCTGGGGACCAGCTATCGCAGATCAGGGATCTGGCTACTGGTTAGGCCGTGAGGGTCTGCGCCAGGCATTTTTTGCCATGGACACAGAGACCCCCACGCTGCTCATGGATGCCATCTTTGAAGCGTGGAAGGTCACGTCTCTCGGGGACGCAGTGCAGCATGCCCACGCCGTTCCTCCGCCGGATTTCTCCAAGCTCTCGCGTCTCGTCGTGGACTGCGCGGAGCAGGGGGACGAAGTCGCGATCCGCGTTGTGCAGCGCGGCGGTGAGGATCTCGCTGAGCTTGCGCTGGTGGTGATGGACCGTCTGCGCCGTTGGGAAGAAGAGGCGACCGGCATTCCCAGCAGAGTCATGTGCGTGGCTGTGGCAGGAAGCATCATGGCCCATGTGCATAAGCTGCGTGAAGCCATGGCGGACGCGCTTCACACATTTGACCCCGACATTCAGGTGCTTCCGCAACCAGTGGATCCGGTGCTTGGGGCCCTTTGGCGGGCGCGCAACCAATAA
- a CDS encoding GH92 family glycosyl hydrolase has translation MFNRRDFLGLVSLAAGHQALAQSATVRKATKSASKPAGDVTKWVNLAIGTGGHGHTFPGATVPFGAVQLSPDTYNEGWDWCSGYYTTDTSIMGFSHTHLSGTGASDLLDILLVPRVGDVKLVPGSRENPEEGYRSRFTHATEVLEPGYYSVMLDTPGIKAELTTTERTGFHRYTFPANETSHFVLDLFHSAGNPEKTVGSAEIKIVGTDTITGGRVIHNWAPTRQIYFAMQFSKPFASADLYSNQEKQSGTEVKGKMLHAVVHYKTADSEKILVKVGISMVSAENAMLNLKKEQPAWAFDQTRLRAKQTWSRELSKMEIETDNENDKKIFYTAMYHMMCAPTLADDVNGQYRGMDQKVHNVDAGQHNYSTYSLWDTFRALHPSFTLWQQERVPQLVNCLVRMAEESPGGMPVWPLQGGETFCMTGYHSASVMAEACVKKFPGIDWNRAYKQMRKRNMDEDYEGLAFYRKLGYIPADKQGESVSKLIEYDYNDWACAHVADAVGRSDDAAIQRERSKNYRHLFDPETQFLRAKMSDGKWAMPFNPKATGHTKEHRDYTESNAWQSTFGVQHDVKGYIDLFGGREAYLKKLDDLFAQEPGVSNENVSDMTGFIGQYVHGNEPSHHILFLYVYAGQPWKTQQRVKEVLDTLYHNDLDGLSGNEDCGQMSAWYVMAALGLYAVDPVSATYVLTAPRFNRASVRVGGGRELVIEAKRTSIDDAFIQSVTLNGKPLDRLWVKHTEIANGAHLVFTLGAAPNKDLGADPAVAPPSLTA, from the coding sequence TTGTTCAATCGACGGGATTTTCTCGGACTTGTTTCTCTCGCGGCCGGCCACCAAGCGCTGGCGCAATCTGCCACCGTTCGTAAGGCCACTAAGAGCGCGTCCAAGCCTGCAGGCGACGTGACGAAGTGGGTCAACCTCGCCATCGGAACCGGCGGCCACGGTCATACCTTCCCCGGCGCAACCGTTCCGTTTGGAGCCGTGCAGCTTAGCCCGGACACCTATAACGAAGGCTGGGACTGGTGCTCCGGTTACTACACAACGGACACGTCGATCATGGGATTCAGCCACACCCATCTCAGCGGTACGGGCGCGAGCGATCTCCTGGACATCCTCCTTGTGCCGCGCGTCGGCGACGTCAAGCTTGTGCCCGGTTCGCGCGAAAATCCTGAAGAGGGTTATCGCTCGCGCTTTACGCATGCGACCGAAGTTTTGGAGCCCGGCTACTACTCCGTCATGCTGGACACCCCCGGTATCAAAGCTGAACTGACGACGACCGAGCGCACCGGCTTCCATCGCTACACGTTCCCGGCGAATGAGACCTCTCACTTCGTTCTGGATCTCTTCCACTCCGCCGGCAATCCGGAGAAGACCGTTGGCAGCGCCGAGATCAAGATTGTCGGCACGGACACCATCACCGGCGGCCGCGTCATTCATAACTGGGCGCCTACGCGGCAGATCTACTTCGCCATGCAGTTCTCCAAGCCATTCGCCAGCGCCGATCTCTACTCCAACCAGGAGAAGCAGAGCGGTACCGAAGTGAAGGGCAAGATGCTGCACGCCGTCGTGCACTACAAAACCGCGGACAGCGAGAAGATTCTCGTGAAAGTCGGCATCTCCATGGTCTCCGCCGAAAACGCCATGCTGAATCTGAAAAAAGAACAGCCAGCATGGGCCTTCGATCAGACACGTCTTCGCGCCAAGCAGACCTGGTCGCGTGAACTGTCGAAGATGGAGATCGAGACAGACAACGAGAACGACAAGAAGATCTTCTACACTGCGATGTACCACATGATGTGCGCGCCCACGCTTGCCGATGACGTCAACGGCCAGTATCGCGGCATGGACCAGAAGGTGCACAATGTAGACGCCGGTCAGCACAACTACAGCACCTACTCGTTGTGGGATACCTTCCGCGCCCTGCATCCCTCCTTCACGCTGTGGCAGCAGGAGCGCGTTCCTCAGCTCGTGAACTGTCTTGTGCGCATGGCAGAGGAGAGCCCGGGCGGCATGCCGGTCTGGCCGCTGCAGGGTGGTGAGACCTTCTGCATGACGGGTTATCACTCCGCCAGCGTTATGGCCGAAGCTTGCGTGAAGAAGTTCCCCGGCATCGACTGGAACCGTGCGTATAAGCAGATGCGCAAGCGCAACATGGACGAAGACTATGAAGGCCTGGCGTTCTACCGCAAGCTCGGTTACATCCCTGCTGACAAGCAGGGCGAATCGGTCAGCAAGCTGATCGAGTACGACTACAACGACTGGGCCTGCGCGCACGTTGCCGATGCCGTCGGTCGTAGCGACGATGCCGCCATCCAGCGCGAGCGTTCCAAGAACTATCGCCATCTCTTCGATCCCGAAACCCAGTTCCTCCGCGCCAAGATGTCCGATGGCAAGTGGGCCATGCCGTTCAACCCCAAGGCGACCGGCCATACCAAGGAGCATCGTGACTACACGGAGTCCAACGCCTGGCAGTCCACCTTTGGCGTGCAGCATGACGTGAAGGGCTACATCGATCTCTTCGGTGGGCGCGAGGCTTACCTGAAGAAGCTCGACGACCTCTTCGCGCAGGAACCCGGCGTGAGCAACGAGAACGTCTCCGACATGACCGGCTTCATCGGCCAGTACGTGCACGGCAACGAGCCCAGCCATCACATCCTCTTCCTCTACGTCTACGCCGGTCAGCCGTGGAAGACCCAGCAGCGCGTGAAGGAAGTCCTCGACACGCTATACCACAACGATCTCGATGGCCTCTCGGGCAACGAGGACTGCGGTCAGATGTCCGCCTGGTACGTCATGGCGGCCCTCGGCCTCTACGCCGTCGATCCCGTCAGCGCGACGTATGTTCTGACGGCTCCTCGATTCAACCGCGCCAGCGTTCGCGTGGGCGGAGGTCGTGAGTTGGTGATTGAAGCGAAGCGCACCTCGATCGACGATGCGTTTATCCAGTCGGTCACGCTCAATGGCAAGCCGCTCGATCGCCTGTGGGTCAAGCACACGGAGATCGCCAACGGCGCGCATCTGGTCTTTACGCTGGGTGCAGCTCCCAACAAGGACCTCGGTGCGGATCCTGCCGTGGCTCCCCCGTCGTTGACCGCGTAA
- a CDS encoding glycine--tRNA ligase subunit alpha has protein sequence MAAVAERKVSLTFQELLFRLQQFWAAQGCVVQQPYDVEVGAGTMSPDTFLRVLGPKPVRIAYAQPSRRPADGRYGENPNRLYKHTQLQVILKPPPANVQELYLESLKAIGIVLEEHDIKFEEDNWEWPVGGAWGVGWQVMLDGQEITQFTYFQQCGGMDLDPICGEITYGLERIAQFLQDLDSIYDIVWAVEPDTGKQTTYGEIRMYEEEQLSAYSFDHADVPKLWDKLNSYEAECLALIEGAKGIAEMTDVKQQRRFPVLGAYELALKCSHLFNLLDARGAISVTERVGVMARIRTLVVGVAKAYVAQQNAVASQATAEQAS, from the coding sequence ATGGCAGCGGTAGCAGAGCGAAAAGTATCCCTCACATTTCAGGAACTCCTGTTCAGGCTTCAGCAGTTCTGGGCCGCTCAGGGCTGCGTTGTGCAGCAGCCGTATGACGTAGAAGTCGGTGCGGGCACCATGTCCCCGGACACTTTCCTCCGCGTCCTCGGTCCCAAGCCCGTGCGCATCGCCTACGCACAGCCCTCGCGCCGTCCCGCAGATGGCCGCTACGGCGAAAACCCCAATCGTCTCTACAAGCACACGCAGCTGCAGGTGATTTTAAAACCGCCACCGGCAAATGTGCAGGAGCTTTATCTCGAAAGCCTGAAGGCCATCGGGATCGTGCTGGAAGAGCACGATATCAAGTTTGAAGAAGACAACTGGGAGTGGCCCGTGGGTGGCGCTTGGGGCGTGGGCTGGCAGGTTATGCTGGACGGCCAGGAGATCACGCAGTTCACCTACTTCCAGCAGTGCGGCGGCATGGATCTCGATCCGATCTGCGGCGAGATCACCTACGGCCTCGAACGCATCGCACAGTTTCTGCAGGACCTCGATTCCATCTACGACATTGTCTGGGCCGTCGAACCCGACACCGGCAAGCAGACTACGTACGGCGAAATTCGCATGTACGAAGAAGAGCAGCTTTCGGCGTACAGCTTCGACCACGCAGATGTTCCCAAGCTCTGGGACAAGCTCAACTCGTATGAAGCCGAATGCCTTGCTTTGATCGAAGGCGCCAAGGGCATTGCAGAGATGACTGACGTCAAGCAGCAGCGACGCTTCCCGGTTCTCGGAGCATACGAACTCGCACTCAAGTGTTCGCATCTCTTTAATCTCCTGGATGCGCGCGGAGCGATCTCCGTCACCGAACGCGTGGGCGTGATGGCACGCATCCGTACGCTAGTCGTCGGTGTGGCAAAGGCCTACGTCGCGCAACAGAACGCGGTCGCATCACAGGCCACAGCAGAGCAGGCATCGTAA
- the glyS gene encoding glycine--tRNA ligase subunit beta, which translates to MAEFLFEIGLEEVPARMLASAEAELARRTMDLLGRERLLDGDVSFESFSTPRRLAVLVRGVRPQQPDVTEEIVGPSTKIAYKDGVPTAAAEAFAKKAGVSLDALKTVTNAKGEYLGADVHRAGRSASDVIVELLPKEIASIYWAKTMYWRAGKPERFVRPLQWLLALLDDKIVPVTWAGKTAGNTTRGHRVLHGAEPVVIEHPGQYRERLEAAKVLPHVEDRRYKIRKALDHVMRTVPETRWREDHALVDAVTHLTEWPTVLIGKFEEEYLALPEEVLVTVMRDHQKYFAVEDKSGKLAPYFLTVLNTQADEAGEHIIRHGNERVLRARFNDARFFWDYDQKITLADRVEKLRNVTFQKDLGSYFDKTERVRALAASLEAIAADRKIPVDTKALDEAALLAKTDLTSELVKEFTELQGIVGGLYARAQGHSEIAAIAIYDQYKPTSMVDDLPRSTEGILLSIADKADTIGGMFALGLEPTGSKDPFALRRAANGIVRMLGEAKLPITLSEIATLATTDPETCSKVKGFFAERVEFYLREAKGQAYDVVKAVLAAGAEDVSDTLARAEAVTAARGSEDFLAIAASFKRMANILSQARAKGDSAPFAAGKEFLTEPTERKLAEEAGRLAAWVDGLRRKQEYEQALEAIATLRPHVDAFFDSVMVMAEDEKIRRARLGLLQRVLADFSKIADFSEIVTAA; encoded by the coding sequence ATGGCAGAATTTTTATTTGAGATCGGTCTGGAAGAAGTTCCCGCGCGCATGCTCGCAAGCGCCGAAGCGGAACTCGCACGTCGTACCATGGATCTGTTGGGACGCGAACGCCTGCTGGACGGAGACGTTTCCTTCGAAAGCTTCTCCACGCCACGCAGGCTGGCCGTGCTGGTGCGCGGCGTGCGTCCGCAGCAGCCGGATGTCACCGAAGAGATCGTAGGCCCGTCGACCAAGATTGCGTACAAGGACGGCGTGCCCACCGCAGCAGCCGAAGCGTTCGCAAAAAAGGCGGGCGTCTCGCTTGATGCTCTGAAGACCGTCACAAATGCCAAAGGCGAGTACCTCGGTGCGGATGTCCATCGCGCAGGCCGCTCTGCCAGCGATGTGATCGTCGAACTTCTACCGAAAGAGATCGCCTCGATCTACTGGGCGAAGACGATGTACTGGCGCGCAGGAAAGCCGGAGCGCTTCGTCCGTCCGCTGCAGTGGCTGCTTGCCCTGCTCGACGACAAGATCGTCCCGGTCACATGGGCAGGGAAGACCGCGGGCAATACCACGCGCGGCCATCGCGTTCTGCATGGAGCAGAGCCAGTGGTGATCGAACACCCGGGCCAGTATCGCGAACGTCTCGAAGCGGCCAAGGTGCTTCCGCACGTCGAAGACCGTCGCTACAAGATCCGCAAAGCGCTCGACCACGTCATGCGTACGGTCCCCGAGACGCGCTGGCGCGAAGACCACGCGCTCGTGGACGCCGTCACGCATCTCACGGAGTGGCCGACGGTGCTCATAGGCAAATTTGAAGAGGAGTATCTTGCTCTGCCGGAAGAAGTCCTCGTCACCGTCATGCGCGACCACCAGAAGTACTTCGCCGTAGAAGATAAGAGCGGCAAACTGGCACCGTACTTCCTCACCGTTCTGAACACGCAGGCAGACGAAGCGGGCGAGCACATCATCAGGCACGGCAACGAGCGCGTTCTGCGCGCTCGCTTCAACGACGCTCGTTTCTTCTGGGACTACGACCAGAAGATCACACTCGCAGATCGCGTGGAAAAGCTCCGGAACGTTACCTTCCAGAAAGACCTCGGCAGTTACTTCGACAAGACGGAGCGTGTCCGCGCGCTCGCCGCTTCGCTCGAAGCCATCGCAGCGGACCGCAAGATCCCTGTCGATACGAAGGCGCTCGACGAAGCCGCGTTGCTTGCCAAGACCGATCTCACCAGCGAACTTGTGAAGGAGTTCACGGAACTGCAGGGCATCGTCGGTGGTCTCTATGCGCGCGCGCAGGGTCACTCTGAAATCGCGGCCATCGCCATCTACGACCAGTACAAACCTACCTCCATGGTAGACGATCTTCCCCGCTCCACGGAGGGCATCCTGCTCTCGATCGCGGACAAGGCCGACACCATCGGTGGCATGTTTGCCCTCGGTCTGGAGCCAACGGGTTCCAAAGATCCCTTCGCCCTGCGCCGCGCCGCGAACGGCATCGTTCGCATGCTGGGCGAAGCGAAGCTGCCGATCACGCTCTCCGAGATTGCAACGCTCGCCACCACGGATCCGGAGACCTGCAGCAAAGTCAAAGGTTTCTTCGCGGAGCGTGTTGAGTTCTATCTCCGCGAAGCTAAGGGGCAGGCTTACGACGTGGTGAAGGCGGTACTCGCCGCCGGTGCGGAAGACGTCTCAGACACGCTCGCCAGGGCAGAGGCGGTTACGGCAGCACGCGGCTCGGAAGACTTCCTTGCCATCGCCGCATCCTTCAAGCGCATGGCGAATATCCTAAGCCAAGCGCGCGCGAAGGGGGATTCGGCTCCCTTCGCCGCCGGGAAAGAGTTCCTCACTGAACCCACAGAACGCAAGCTGGCGGAGGAAGCAGGACGCTTGGCAGCCTGGGTCGACGGTCTTCGCCGCAAGCAGGAGTACGAGCAAGCCCTCGAAGCCATCGCCACGCTGCGTCCGCACGTGGATGCCTTCTTCGATTCGGTCATGGTGATGGCGGAAGATGAAAAGATTCGCCGCGCACGCCTTGGTCTGTTGCAGCGGGTCCTCGCGGACTTCTCCAAGATTGCAGACTTTTCGGAGATCGTAACCGCGGCTTAA
- a CDS encoding DUF4260 domain-containing protein yields the protein MTNAPEEFRGAARGGVRTLLRLEGLAVLLGSVFFFKVRHGNWGIFALLFFAPDLSFVLYAIDRKLATASYNAAHSYLLPVALLCVGVLHPAVMPYALIWTAHIGFDRALGYGLKYKTGFGDTHLGKLGKIAT from the coding sequence GTTTCGCGGAGCCGCAAGAGGCGGCGTCAGAACCCTCCTCCGACTTGAGGGTCTGGCCGTCCTTTTGGGTTCGGTTTTCTTCTTCAAGGTCAGACATGGGAACTGGGGCATCTTTGCGCTCCTGTTTTTCGCACCCGACCTCAGCTTTGTGCTCTACGCGATCGACCGTAAGTTAGCGACCGCAAGCTACAACGCAGCGCACAGCTATCTTCTGCCGGTTGCGCTGCTTTGCGTGGGCGTTCTTCATCCTGCGGTCATGCCCTACGCTTTGATCTGGACGGCACATATCGGCTTCGACCGTGCCCTGGGCTATGGTCTGAAGTACAAGACCGGCTTTGGAGACACGCACCTGGGAAAACTCGGCAAGATCGCCACCTAG